The following are encoded in a window of Solibacillus sp. FSL R7-0668 genomic DNA:
- a CDS encoding AzlC family ABC transporter permease: MERIEQKSYTPDTFIQGVKDCIPTLLGYISIGVAFGVVGIASGISVFEVFLLSVLVYAGSAQFIFCGLYLAGAPVTAVILTIFIVNLRHLLMSLTIAPYFTKYSTLRNIGFGTLLTDETFGVSVVTAGKEGRLGGKWMDGLNVTAYTTWIAACTIGGIIGQWLPNPEKWGLDYALVAMFVALLVLTLHSIPKEKLMHYLKLIAVMGVSMYGMLYFMPGHLAVLLSTIVVAMIGVATEK, encoded by the coding sequence ATGGAGCGTATTGAGCAGAAATCGTATACACCCGATACCTTTATACAGGGCGTGAAGGATTGTATTCCAACATTGCTTGGCTATATTAGTATTGGTGTTGCATTTGGCGTTGTGGGCATTGCATCGGGGATTTCTGTATTCGAAGTATTTTTACTTTCGGTCCTTGTTTATGCTGGCTCGGCCCAATTTATTTTTTGTGGATTATATTTAGCTGGCGCGCCTGTAACGGCTGTTATATTGACGATTTTCATTGTGAACTTAAGGCATTTATTAATGTCGCTAACGATTGCACCATATTTTACAAAGTATTCAACACTACGCAATATTGGCTTTGGAACATTACTGACAGATGAAACGTTTGGTGTATCTGTTGTAACGGCTGGTAAGGAGGGGCGTTTAGGCGGGAAATGGATGGATGGCCTCAATGTTACCGCATATACAACGTGGATTGCTGCTTGTACGATTGGTGGCATTATTGGGCAATGGCTGCCTAACCCCGAAAAGTGGGGCTTAGACTATGCACTTGTGGCGATGTTTGTGGCTTTACTTGTGTTAACGTTACATAGTATACCTAAAGAAAAGTTAATGCATTACCTAAAGTTAATTGCCGTCATGGGTGTGAGCATGTACGGTATGCTGTATTTCATGCCGGGGCATTTAGCGGTACTCCTTTCAACAATAGTTGTAGCAATGATTGGGGTGGCAACTGAAAAATGA
- the pyrR gene encoding bifunctional pyr operon transcriptional regulator/uracil phosphoribosyltransferase PyrR, translating to MQQTSVLLDGPSMNRAVTRIAHEIIERNKGIDEVILVGIKTRGAYLAKRLAERIETIEGKAIRTGELDITLYRDDLSTKQVNDQAQVQQVDIDYQVSDQKIVLVDDVLYTGRTVRAALDAVMDLGRPAQIQLAVLVDRGHRELPIRADYVGKNIPTAGHERIVVNLEEVDAQDVVKILKED from the coding sequence ATGCAACAAACTTCGGTTTTACTAGATGGACCATCAATGAATCGTGCTGTTACGCGAATTGCGCACGAAATCATTGAACGAAACAAAGGAATTGATGAAGTCATTTTAGTTGGCATTAAAACACGTGGCGCTTATTTAGCCAAACGATTAGCTGAACGTATTGAAACAATTGAAGGCAAGGCGATTCGTACAGGTGAATTAGACATTACGCTTTACCGAGATGATTTATCAACAAAGCAAGTCAATGACCAAGCGCAAGTACAGCAAGTGGATATTGACTATCAAGTAAGCGACCAAAAGATTGTACTAGTAGACGACGTACTTTATACAGGCAGAACCGTACGTGCTGCACTTGATGCGGTAATGGATTTAGGAAGGCCCGCACAAATTCAGTTAGCCGTATTAGTCGATCGTGGTCACCGGGAGTTGCCAATCCGAGCAGATTATGTAGGAAAGAACATTCCAACAGCTGGTCATGAACGCATTGTCGTTAACTTAGAAGAAGTTGATGCACAAGATGTCGTAAAAATCTTGAAAGAAGATTAA
- a CDS encoding methyl-accepting chemotaxis protein, translating into MLKRWFDKGQVVEQINEEIDSLTEAERTQVIEGVELLLQLLKKANAKNTEDDSLFMEHIAVISESLQQDQTMLDSTYESAQIIVQDTEEIQQITTSVESQVEQNNQLIQEGRNQMDALSSQMEKVREIFTNVGVSIDDLQQDTREIQDFAKLIGAIADQTNLLALNASIEAARAGEHGKGFAVVAAEVRKLAEQSKQALEQINGKVTEIVQHMERVAASVLEEQKTVDYTQQMSAETQQYFVRIEQSERQLADYMQKIQQTTEQTFNQVMTLQNVLEQVVVSSQGSMQQIEQLYGFSEIKSYNANDMISYIIQLKDLVDALDKNRL; encoded by the coding sequence ATGTTAAAAAGATGGTTCGATAAAGGACAAGTTGTAGAGCAAATAAATGAGGAAATAGATAGTCTGACAGAGGCGGAGCGTACACAAGTAATTGAGGGCGTTGAGCTACTATTGCAATTATTAAAAAAGGCAAATGCCAAAAATACAGAAGACGATAGCTTATTTATGGAGCATATTGCCGTTATTTCGGAATCGCTCCAGCAGGATCAAACAATGCTTGATTCTACCTATGAAAGCGCGCAAATAATTGTTCAAGATACAGAAGAAATTCAACAGATTACGACCTCAGTGGAATCACAGGTGGAGCAAAATAATCAGTTGATTCAAGAGGGACGTAATCAGATGGACGCCCTATCTAGCCAGATGGAAAAGGTACGCGAAATTTTCACAAATGTCGGTGTATCCATTGATGATTTACAGCAGGATACGCGAGAAATTCAAGATTTTGCGAAGCTGATTGGAGCGATTGCAGACCAAACGAATTTATTAGCTTTAAATGCCTCGATTGAAGCAGCACGAGCTGGGGAGCATGGCAAGGGCTTTGCTGTGGTGGCAGCAGAGGTCCGTAAATTAGCAGAGCAAAGTAAACAAGCGCTTGAACAGATCAATGGTAAAGTGACAGAAATTGTCCAACATATGGAGCGTGTTGCGGCTAGCGTTTTGGAAGAACAAAAAACAGTCGATTATACACAACAAATGTCTGCAGAAACACAGCAATATTTTGTGCGGATTGAACAGTCGGAGCGCCAATTAGCGGATTATATGCAAAAAATTCAGCAAACAACCGAGCAAACATTCAACCAAGTAATGACTTTACAAAATGTATTAGAGCAAGTTGTCGTATCATCACAAGGCTCTATGCAGCAAATTGAACAGCTATATGGTTTTTCTGAAATTAAATCGTATAACGCAAATGATATGATTTCCTATATTATTCAGCTAAAAGACTTAGTCGACGCGCTTGATAAAAATCGACTGTAA
- a CDS encoding RluA family pseudouridine synthase → MAVVTLTMEDFAGERIDKALSSMEASWSRSQISNWLDEERILVNGVNVKAKYKVKLGDVVEVDVPEVEDLEIVPEDLNLEIVYEDADVLVVNKPRGMVVHPAPGHATGTLVNGLMHHCNDLSGINGVARPGIVHRIDKDTSGLLMVAKNDVAHEGLVNQLVEKSVTRKYTALVHGHIAHEKGTIDAPIGRDQKDRQKQAVVDNGKHAVTHFQVMEHFGGEFTLVECRLETGRTHQIRVHMNYIGYPLVGDPKYGPKKTIDFGGQVLHAGVLGFVHPVTKEYLEFSTPLPADFQELLAELRQ, encoded by the coding sequence ATGGCAGTAGTCACGTTAACAATGGAGGATTTTGCTGGAGAGCGTATTGATAAAGCCCTTTCTTCAATGGAAGCATCATGGTCACGTTCGCAAATTTCGAACTGGTTAGATGAAGAGCGCATTTTAGTAAACGGCGTAAACGTCAAAGCAAAATACAAAGTGAAATTAGGGGACGTTGTAGAAGTAGATGTTCCTGAAGTGGAAGATTTAGAAATCGTTCCAGAAGATTTAAATTTAGAAATCGTGTATGAAGATGCGGATGTATTAGTAGTCAATAAACCGCGTGGCATGGTCGTACACCCTGCACCTGGTCATGCAACAGGTACATTAGTGAACGGTTTAATGCATCATTGTAATGATTTATCAGGCATTAATGGGGTCGCACGCCCAGGAATTGTACACCGTATTGATAAGGATACATCTGGTTTATTAATGGTCGCAAAAAATGATGTCGCGCATGAGGGCTTAGTGAATCAATTAGTCGAAAAGTCTGTTACGCGTAAATATACAGCACTTGTACATGGGCATATCGCACATGAAAAGGGCACAATTGATGCACCAATTGGACGTGACCAAAAAGACCGTCAGAAGCAAGCGGTTGTGGATAACGGCAAGCATGCAGTGACACACTTCCAAGTGATGGAACACTTCGGCGGTGAATTTACATTAGTGGAATGCCGTCTTGAAACAGGTCGTACACACCAAATTCGCGTGCATATGAACTATATTGGCTATCCATTAGTCGGCGATCCAAAATATGGTCCGAAGAAAACGATTGATTTTGGCGGACAAGTATTACATGCAGGTGTATTAGGCTTTGTGCACCCTGTAACAAAAGAATACCTAGAATTTAGTACACCGTTACCAGCCGACTTCCAAGAGCTATTAGCGGAATTACGCCAATAA
- a CDS encoding solute carrier family 23 protein codes for MSSKAVLDINDKPSAGQLITFSFQHMFAMFGSTILVPKLVGLSPAIALLTSGIATIIFLFVTQFKVPAYLGSSFAFISPIILVAGLSEAGVSVNPGNAMIGAMLVGLVYAIVALIIWKTGYKWLMNILPPIVVAPVIIVIGLGLSSTAVNMAMNVNGEYSGKHFSAAMVTLIAAIIFNVYFKNILSAMPILLGIIVGYIYSIFIGIIDFTAVKEAEFFQLPDFLIPGVHYDFNITGAIFLGMVPIVIVTISEHIGHQLVLGKVVNRNYIKSPGLHRSLLGDGLGTFASAIIGGPPKTTYGENIGVLAITRVYSVYVILGAAVVAIIVSFSGQLMAIIETIPTAVLGGISILLFGIIASSGLRMLVENNVDFGNNRNMVISSVILVIGIGGAALRFTESFAIEGMALAAIIGVILNLVLPGREVVQQDIYETEE; via the coding sequence ATGTCTTCCAAGGCAGTATTAGATATCAATGATAAACCGAGTGCTGGTCAATTAATTACGTTTAGTTTCCAACATATGTTTGCGATGTTCGGTTCAACAATTTTAGTACCTAAATTAGTTGGGTTAAGCCCAGCTATTGCATTATTAACAAGTGGGATTGCAACAATTATTTTCTTATTTGTTACACAATTTAAAGTACCTGCATACTTAGGATCTTCATTTGCATTTATTTCACCGATTATTTTAGTTGCGGGGTTATCGGAAGCAGGGGTATCGGTAAATCCAGGAAATGCGATGATCGGGGCTATGCTCGTCGGTTTGGTTTATGCGATTGTCGCGTTAATCATTTGGAAAACAGGTTACAAGTGGTTAATGAATATATTACCTCCAATCGTTGTAGCACCAGTTATTATCGTCATTGGATTAGGCTTATCATCAACAGCAGTAAATATGGCGATGAACGTCAATGGAGAATACAGCGGCAAGCATTTCTCGGCGGCAATGGTAACATTAATTGCAGCGATTATCTTTAATGTCTATTTTAAAAACATTTTAAGTGCGATGCCAATTTTACTTGGTATTATTGTTGGATACATTTACTCCATATTCATAGGAATTATTGATTTCACAGCAGTTAAGGAAGCAGAATTCTTCCAGCTACCAGATTTCTTAATTCCGGGTGTGCATTATGATTTCAATATTACAGGGGCGATTTTCCTTGGTATGGTACCGATTGTAATTGTGACGATTTCAGAGCACATCGGTCACCAACTAGTGTTGGGGAAAGTTGTCAATCGCAACTATATTAAAAGCCCTGGTTTACACCGATCATTATTAGGAGATGGGTTAGGGACATTCGCTTCAGCAATTATCGGTGGTCCACCAAAAACTACATATGGAGAAAATATCGGCGTACTAGCAATTACTCGTGTATATTCTGTCTATGTTATTTTAGGTGCTGCGGTTGTAGCCATTATTGTATCCTTCTCAGGTCAGTTAATGGCCATTATCGAAACAATTCCAACAGCTGTTCTTGGCGGGATTTCAATTTTATTATTCGGTATTATCGCATCAAGTGGTTTACGTATGCTAGTAGAGAACAATGTAGACTTCGGTAATAATCGTAACATGGTTATTTCTTCCGTAATCTTAGTAATCGGAATTGGCGGAGCGGCATTACGCTTTACAGAGAGCTTTGCCATTGAAGGAATGGCGTTAGCCGCTATCATCGGGGTAATTTTAAACTTAGTGTTACCTGGTCGTGAAGTGGTCCAACAAGATATTTATGAAACAGAAGAATAG
- a CDS encoding AzlD domain-containing protein has product MTTTIAMVLVIVGCALVTWIPRILPFVFVKKMKMPDIVLRWLAYIPVCILSALVMEGFFHKEQSFVVVDWLNVGVFIPTLLVALLTKSLSKTVIVGVVTMAVLRWLLV; this is encoded by the coding sequence ATGACGACAACAATTGCGATGGTATTAGTAATCGTTGGCTGTGCACTTGTCACATGGATTCCGCGTATTTTGCCATTTGTGTTCGTGAAAAAGATGAAAATGCCAGACATCGTACTGCGTTGGCTAGCCTACATACCGGTTTGTATTTTATCCGCGCTTGTCATGGAAGGCTTTTTTCATAAAGAGCAATCTTTTGTAGTAGTGGATTGGTTAAATGTAGGCGTGTTTATTCCGACATTACTAGTAGCACTGCTGACAAAAAGCCTATCAAAAACGGTCATAGTAGGTGTTGTCACAATGGCGGTACTGCGCTGGCTCCTTGTATAA
- the lspA gene encoding signal peptidase II: protein MYKYYGLAVFAVILDQWTKWLIVQNMELGERISVWDPWLGILSHRNRGAAWGMLEGQMWLFTIVTVAVIIAIIYFNHTEAKGKPMYHVSLMLLLGGAVGNFIDRLFRGEVVDFVDVLIPGINYHFPIFNVADAALTIAVVMLFITMIFEEKMNKKKVK, encoded by the coding sequence GTGTATAAATATTACGGATTAGCAGTGTTTGCAGTCATTTTGGATCAATGGACAAAGTGGCTAATCGTTCAAAATATGGAGCTTGGGGAACGTATTAGTGTATGGGACCCGTGGCTTGGCATTTTATCGCATCGTAATCGTGGAGCGGCTTGGGGTATGCTAGAAGGGCAAATGTGGCTGTTTACGATTGTGACGGTGGCAGTAATTATCGCGATTATTTACTTTAATCATACAGAAGCAAAAGGGAAACCGATGTATCATGTGAGCTTAATGCTACTTTTAGGTGGGGCTGTTGGGAACTTTATTGACCGATTATTCCGTGGTGAAGTTGTCGACTTTGTAGATGTGCTGATTCCGGGCATTAACTATCACTTCCCGATCTTTAATGTGGCAGATGCCGCGTTAACAATTGCGGTTGTCATGCTCTTTATTACGATGATTTTTGAGGAAAAAATGAATAAGAAAAAGGTGAAATAA
- a CDS encoding FIST signal transduction protein, whose amino-acid sequence MDLICSAITKTKQAKQAVDELALTIHKEPAFVLFFASTAYPFEELVACFTNKYPNSQIVGVTTTGEIGPTGFDEFSLSVQTYAAPFGQFQATLMTDIAKYPIFERQKLVTAAKQLGIPLQSRNIEREGLAFVFPVGLQAGEEKMLSVVNSIFEQDGFPIFGGTAGDDAKFEATYVSVNGEITSTGGAIIFIKPTVDFYIIKENNFESMGKRVKITKADPEKRIVYEMDGRPAADVYAQALGVPVTALDKHWSLYPLGRKFNNEFYNASPFMLRESGAIEFYCQVYEGATLEILQPRDVIIELEKTIEHFTKRFTQLEGVLACNCILRKLQFQQERLIEKMNDRLEQLPNLCGFSSYGEQLNKSQLNQTMVLIGFGKRRAE is encoded by the coding sequence ATGGATTTAATTTGTTCTGCTATAACGAAAACAAAACAAGCAAAGCAGGCCGTTGATGAGCTTGCGTTAACGATACATAAAGAACCAGCGTTTGTGTTATTCTTTGCGAGCACAGCCTATCCTTTTGAGGAATTGGTGGCATGCTTTACAAACAAATATCCGAATAGCCAAATTGTCGGGGTAACGACAACGGGTGAAATAGGACCAACAGGATTTGATGAATTCAGCCTAAGTGTACAAACTTATGCAGCACCATTTGGTCAATTTCAAGCGACGCTCATGACAGACATTGCCAAGTATCCGATATTTGAGCGCCAAAAGCTTGTGACTGCAGCAAAGCAGCTAGGGATTCCATTGCAATCTCGAAATATCGAACGAGAAGGACTAGCATTTGTTTTTCCTGTAGGCTTGCAGGCTGGGGAGGAAAAAATGCTATCTGTTGTAAATTCGATTTTTGAACAGGATGGATTTCCAATCTTCGGTGGAACAGCAGGAGATGATGCGAAATTTGAAGCAACCTATGTCAGTGTAAATGGCGAAATTACTTCGACAGGAGGGGCGATCATTTTTATCAAGCCAACTGTTGATTTTTATATTATTAAAGAAAATAACTTTGAAAGTATGGGCAAGCGAGTGAAAATTACAAAGGCTGACCCAGAAAAGCGCATTGTATATGAAATGGATGGAAGACCAGCAGCAGATGTATACGCACAAGCGCTAGGTGTACCAGTAACCGCATTAGATAAGCACTGGTCACTCTATCCTTTAGGCAGAAAGTTTAATAACGAATTTTACAATGCATCGCCCTTTATGCTGAGGGAATCAGGGGCTATTGAGTTTTATTGCCAAGTATATGAGGGCGCAACATTAGAAATCTTGCAACCACGTGATGTGATTATCGAACTCGAAAAAACGATTGAGCATTTTACAAAACGCTTTACGCAATTAGAAGGTGTTTTAGCCTGTAACTGTATTTTACGCAAGCTCCAATTCCAGCAGGAGCGCTTGATAGAAAAGATGAATGACCGCCTCGAACAATTGCCAAATTTATGTGGGTTTTCGAGTTATGGGGAGCAATTAAATAAATCACAGCTAAATCAAACGATGGTATTAATTGGCTTTGGAAAACGTAGAGCGGAGTGA
- a CDS encoding aspartate carbamoyltransferase catalytic subunit, with amino-acid sequence MKNLLSMEYLSNEEILAILDRAQDFENGMEPQLKRSYNVANLFFEPSTRTKTSFEMAERRVGCTVIPFDAGFSSTTKGETMYDTVKTLEMIGIDAVVIRDKEDEYYNELLEGITCAVINAGDGAGQHPSQSLLDLYTIRKEFGKFEGLNITIVGDISHSRVAKSNATALKRLGANIRFLCPPAWAGDFEAAHSWDEVLTDSDVIMLLRIQHERHSVSKNFSKESYHEEFGLTPAREKRMKDGAIIMHPAPVNRDVEIADELVECERSRIFEQVRNGVFTRMAIVETILKGRE; translated from the coding sequence ATGAAAAATTTATTGTCGATGGAATATTTATCGAACGAGGAAATCCTAGCGATTTTAGATCGAGCACAAGACTTCGAAAATGGAATGGAGCCACAGCTTAAGCGCTCGTATAATGTAGCCAATCTTTTCTTTGAACCAAGTACACGTACAAAAACAAGCTTTGAAATGGCTGAACGACGCGTAGGTTGTACGGTTATCCCATTTGACGCAGGATTTTCAAGTACGACAAAGGGCGAAACGATGTACGACACGGTCAAAACATTAGAAATGATTGGGATCGATGCGGTAGTCATTCGCGATAAGGAAGATGAATACTACAACGAATTATTAGAAGGTATTACTTGTGCAGTCATTAATGCGGGAGATGGTGCGGGTCAACATCCATCACAAAGTTTGCTAGACCTCTATACGATTCGCAAAGAGTTTGGCAAGTTCGAAGGTTTAAATATTACAATTGTCGGTGATATTTCACATAGTCGTGTCGCAAAATCAAATGCGACTGCACTAAAGCGTTTAGGGGCAAATATTCGATTCTTATGTCCTCCAGCATGGGCAGGCGATTTTGAAGCAGCACATAGTTGGGATGAAGTGTTAACAGATAGCGATGTCATCATGCTGTTGCGTATTCAGCACGAACGTCATTCAGTAAGTAAAAACTTCTCAAAAGAAAGTTATCATGAAGAATTTGGCTTAACTCCAGCACGTGAAAAGCGAATGAAGGACGGTGCCATCATTATGCACCCTGCACCGGTAAATCGTGATGTAGAAATCGCGGACGAGCTAGTTGAATGTGAACGATCAAGAATTTTTGAACAAGTTCGAAATGGCGTGTTCACACGAATGGCGATTGTAGAAACAATTTTGAAAGGAAGAGAATAA